From a single Vibrio tubiashii genomic region:
- a CDS encoding YbaK/EbsC family protein, whose amino-acid sequence MNKLDAIYQFNKQLLEQLNVDYQEWQHEPILDFATDERVAEQLGWTGTHSKSLFLKLKGSGYALLLTDKDSRLDTKGIKALTGKRPSIVSNEEMIEQIGCVPGAVCPFGLPTEVEIIVDSKLYQHNEILYTPGKPEVTFGIPANQLKTVLSSLENKVLEM is encoded by the coding sequence ATGAACAAGCTGGATGCTATTTATCAGTTCAACAAACAGCTGTTAGAGCAATTGAATGTTGATTATCAAGAGTGGCAACACGAGCCTATATTAGATTTTGCCACCGACGAGAGGGTAGCAGAGCAATTAGGTTGGACAGGCACTCATAGTAAAAGCCTGTTTCTCAAGTTAAAAGGCTCTGGCTATGCGTTGCTTCTCACCGACAAAGATAGCCGTTTAGACACTAAGGGGATTAAAGCCCTAACCGGGAAGCGGCCTTCGATAGTCAGCAATGAGGAAATGATTGAGCAGATTGGTTGCGTACCGGGAGCGGTGTGCCCTTTCGGTCTGCCTACTGAAGTAGAAATTATTGTGGATAGCAAACTGTATCAACACAATGAAATCTTATATACACCGGGTAAACCAGAGGTGACCTTTGGCATCCCAGCCAACCAATTAAAAACCGTCTTAAGCTCGCTAGAAAATAAAGTGCTAGAAATGTAA
- a CDS encoding LysE/ArgO family amino acid transporter: MNFWLLLQGFGLGASMIIPIGAQNAYVLNQGIKRHHHLTTATICSVLDIVFISLGIFGGGALLSQNETLLMLVTIGGIAFLAVYGSLSLKSAFTPQAEETQLNQTLRGKRAVILGALAVTVLNPHLYLDTVVILGSIGGQFEGQDRIAFAIGTMMASLVWFFSLSIGAAKLGPTLSQPRVKQGIDIVVAIMMYVIAALLAKELFNQLM, from the coding sequence GTGAACTTTTGGCTACTACTACAAGGCTTTGGCCTAGGCGCAAGTATGATCATCCCTATTGGTGCCCAAAACGCTTACGTACTAAATCAAGGCATTAAGCGCCATCACCACCTTACAACCGCGACGATCTGCAGTGTGCTTGATATTGTTTTTATTTCGCTCGGAATCTTCGGTGGTGGTGCTCTGCTATCACAAAATGAAACCTTGCTCATGTTGGTCACTATCGGCGGTATTGCTTTTCTTGCGGTGTATGGCTCACTATCACTCAAAAGCGCTTTTACACCACAAGCGGAAGAGACTCAGCTCAACCAGACACTAAGAGGTAAGCGTGCTGTCATTCTAGGCGCTTTAGCAGTGACGGTACTGAACCCTCACCTCTACCTTGATACTGTGGTAATTCTCGGCTCAATAGGCGGCCAATTTGAGGGCCAAGATCGTATTGCGTTTGCCATCGGCACCATGATGGCTTCACTGGTGTGGTTCTTCTCTCTTTCAATTGGTGCGGCCAAACTCGGTCCCACTTTGTCACAACCGCGAGTTAAGCAAGGTATTGATATTGTGGTTGCGATTATGATGTACGTGATTGCCGCCTTGTTGGCAAAAGAGTTATTCAATCAGTTAATGTAG
- a CDS encoding LysR family transcriptional regulator ArgP, with protein MRGLDYRWIEALEAVISSGNFERAAEALFVSQSAVSQRLKQLEKFLAQPVLVREQPPRPTPIGQKLLALYQQVQLLESELIPELDNETAERLQNAAIATNADSLATWLLPALAPIMKSRRVQFELEVYGEARTLDKLKNGEVLGALSMEPKAMVGCEAKYIGRMDYVCVASPEFAKEYFPTGVTREGLKQAPAVSYDQHDELHRDFLKQHFNISPDSVPHHHVASSEAFVNLALMGCAYCLIPKLQIEQELASGKLVDLMPGFFMSFRIYWHHWQLETGLLKQVTQAIVEYTEDLLPK; from the coding sequence ATGCGTGGCTTGGATTATCGATGGATAGAGGCTCTAGAAGCTGTGATCAGTAGTGGTAATTTTGAGCGTGCCGCTGAAGCATTGTTTGTCTCTCAATCGGCAGTTTCACAACGACTAAAACAGCTTGAAAAGTTTCTAGCTCAACCCGTTTTAGTGCGCGAGCAACCGCCAAGACCTACCCCGATAGGGCAAAAGCTTCTGGCCCTCTACCAACAAGTCCAATTGCTAGAGTCCGAGTTGATTCCAGAGCTAGATAACGAAACGGCTGAGCGCCTACAAAACGCAGCCATTGCGACCAATGCAGACAGCTTAGCGACATGGCTGCTGCCCGCTTTAGCGCCAATTATGAAGTCACGCCGGGTTCAGTTTGAACTTGAGGTTTATGGGGAAGCGAGAACGTTAGACAAATTAAAAAATGGCGAAGTCTTGGGCGCGTTAAGCATGGAGCCCAAAGCCATGGTTGGCTGTGAAGCGAAGTACATTGGTCGGATGGATTATGTATGTGTGGCGAGCCCAGAGTTTGCGAAGGAGTATTTCCCAACTGGAGTGACGCGAGAAGGTTTAAAACAAGCTCCGGCTGTCTCTTACGACCAACACGATGAGCTACATCGTGATTTTCTTAAGCAGCATTTTAATATTTCCCCCGATTCTGTGCCGCATCATCATGTCGCAAGCTCTGAGGCTTTCGTTAACTTAGCGTTGATGGGCTGTGCTTATTGCTTGATCCCTAAGCTGCAAATAGAGCAGGAACTTGCCTCTGGAAAGTTAGTGGATTTGATGCCGGGCTTTTTTATGAGTTTCCGTATTTACTGGCATCACTGGCAACTTGAAACGGGGTTACTCAAGCAGGTGACACAGGCCATTGTCGAATACACAGAGGATTTGCTGCCGAAATAG
- a CDS encoding oxidative stress defense protein, protein MKAIPTVVAALSLSLSSFGVLANSPDFPHLATTGYGEVIAKPDMAQFSVKIVESTMTAEQAKQSVDKVVRTFLDALNTEGVEKQDVTSSNLYITPQYHYPKDGKPELVGYRASRSVTVTVEDLADLNQYLDLALNSGINQVDNIQLKVKDQAKYQQQARMAAIKDANSKAEFLAEGFGKELNGVWRIDYNMPGHQPVLMRSMAMDARSESNSYQDSTIVIRDSVDVIYKID, encoded by the coding sequence ATGAAAGCTATCCCTACAGTTGTTGCAGCGTTGTCGCTGTCTTTAAGCAGTTTTGGCGTGTTGGCCAATAGCCCCGATTTTCCACATTTAGCGACCACAGGTTATGGTGAAGTGATCGCCAAGCCAGATATGGCACAATTCTCAGTTAAGATCGTTGAGTCAACCATGACGGCGGAGCAAGCAAAGCAGTCGGTTGATAAAGTTGTCCGTACATTTCTTGATGCTTTAAATACAGAAGGCGTAGAGAAGCAGGATGTGACTAGCTCAAATCTCTACATTACTCCTCAATACCATTATCCTAAAGACGGTAAACCAGAGCTAGTAGGTTACCGAGCTTCACGCAGCGTAACGGTGACGGTCGAAGATTTGGCTGACTTAAACCAATACTTGGATCTGGCGCTGAACTCAGGCATTAATCAAGTTGATAACATTCAGCTCAAGGTTAAAGATCAAGCTAAGTATCAACAGCAGGCACGAATGGCGGCGATCAAAGATGCCAACAGCAAAGCAGAATTTCTTGCAGAGGGATTTGGTAAAGAGCTGAATGGTGTTTGGCGCATTGATTACAATATGCCCGGTCATCAGCCTGTGTTGATGCGCTCTATGGCTATGGATGCTCGTTCAGAATCGAACAGTTACCAAGACTCTACTATCGTTATCCGCGACAGCGTTGATGTGATTTATAAGATCGATTGA
- a CDS encoding sensor domain-containing diguanylate cyclase → MQRKSVFSYLFITTLIFFSLVFIYYFKKHQQLEKDIIAQNAELAIHQLAYSEREYQSVRSQFISIIELLSHSRNLYEYVLEPTKTNKGVVEEVWSSVASNQKWYTQIRFLDTNGMEKIRLNYSNGDAEVESDKNLQDKSQRDYYLYAQTLNENDIGVWGIDLEHEHGKLVEPYQPALRLITPVYVAENRAGYLVLNIDVRYLSSRLNYSPDERFSPELIGEQGFYLAGSSLNELYGHLVKERNEHNFARTFPVTWQMMQHNKSGYLIENEGLIVFNQIYLAPQQPLYLVIELNRLQLDTIAKFESEALVQEATLVFVLMLAFVIPGTLLVVHYRKRSIESQLARAALSGMSAVIISDRNHRAIMVNDQFCALTGLAHRDIQSRNIIKRLLGEEQIELSLEIFEQVAHHQLWEGEISIQRSSDERVVTALLRVQSVLAKSGRVSYYITSIVDISDRKELEERLRILSERDELTQLWNRRKFELELRRYARLMERYPSTPNACLALLDIDFFKRVNDELGHDEGDRVITKVAQMLESTLRETDFVARIGGEEFAIIMPHTSIKEAELALERLRIAIDLEADIPVTVSIGVTDFITDSTRCYKCADIALYDSKSSGRNRVSVCFSSEEVA, encoded by the coding sequence ATGCAGCGTAAATCCGTCTTCTCATATTTGTTCATCACTACGCTGATCTTCTTTTCACTTGTCTTCATATACTATTTCAAGAAACATCAACAACTTGAAAAAGACATCATTGCTCAAAATGCTGAGTTGGCGATTCACCAGCTTGCGTATAGTGAACGTGAATACCAAAGCGTTCGTAGCCAGTTCATCTCGATTATTGAGCTGCTTTCACACAGTCGTAACCTCTATGAGTATGTGCTAGAGCCGACAAAGACCAATAAAGGCGTTGTTGAAGAAGTTTGGTCATCGGTTGCAAGCAATCAAAAGTGGTACACCCAGATCCGTTTTTTAGATACTAACGGAATGGAGAAAATTCGTCTTAACTACAGCAATGGAGATGCTGAGGTTGAGAGCGACAAGAATCTTCAAGATAAATCACAACGAGATTATTACCTGTATGCTCAAACTCTGAATGAGAATGATATTGGTGTGTGGGGAATCGATTTAGAACATGAACATGGCAAGCTTGTTGAGCCTTATCAGCCAGCGTTACGCTTGATTACACCTGTCTATGTCGCAGAAAACCGCGCAGGATATTTGGTCCTTAATATTGATGTTCGCTACCTTTCATCACGTTTAAACTATTCACCCGATGAGCGATTTAGCCCCGAGCTTATTGGTGAGCAGGGCTTCTACTTGGCTGGCTCAAGCCTCAATGAGCTATATGGTCACCTAGTCAAAGAGCGTAACGAGCACAACTTTGCGCGTACCTTCCCAGTCACCTGGCAGATGATGCAACACAATAAGTCGGGTTACCTGATAGAGAATGAGGGATTGATTGTCTTTAATCAGATTTATCTTGCGCCACAACAACCCCTCTATCTGGTGATAGAGCTTAATAGGCTTCAGCTAGACACGATTGCTAAGTTTGAAAGTGAAGCCTTAGTGCAAGAAGCAACTTTAGTGTTCGTTTTGATGCTAGCGTTCGTTATTCCAGGCACTTTACTCGTTGTTCATTACCGAAAGCGCAGTATCGAAAGCCAATTAGCTCGTGCAGCCTTGAGTGGTATGTCTGCTGTGATCATTTCCGATCGTAACCACCGTGCGATTATGGTTAATGATCAGTTTTGTGCGCTAACTGGACTAGCCCATCGTGATATTCAATCGCGCAATATCATTAAGCGCTTACTTGGCGAAGAGCAAATTGAACTATCGCTAGAGATTTTTGAGCAAGTTGCCCATCATCAGCTATGGGAAGGTGAGATTAGTATTCAAAGAAGTAGTGATGAACGAGTCGTCACTGCATTACTGCGGGTACAGAGCGTGTTGGCCAAATCAGGTCGGGTTAGCTATTACATTACCTCGATTGTTGATATCAGTGATCGCAAAGAACTTGAAGAGCGCTTGCGTATTTTAAGTGAAAGAGATGAACTCACTCAGCTGTGGAATCGTCGTAAGTTTGAGTTAGAGCTGCGCCGTTATGCCCGCCTTATGGAGCGTTACCCTTCAACTCCAAATGCTTGCTTGGCCTTACTCGATATCGACTTTTTTAAACGCGTTAATGATGAACTTGGTCATGATGAAGGGGATCGCGTCATTACTAAGGTGGCTCAGATGCTTGAATCCACCTTACGCGAGACGGATTTTGTGGCTCGAATCGGTGGCGAAGAGTTTGCGATCATTATGCCTCATACGTCGATAAAAGAAGCCGAACTCGCTTTGGAGCGCTTACGTATAGCGATTGATTTGGAAGCCGATATCCCTGTGACGGTCAGTATTGGTGTGACCGACTTTATTACGGACAGCACGCGTTGTTACAAGTGTGCAGATATTGCGCTCTATGACTCAAAATCTTCCGGTCGTAACCGAGTTTCGGTCTGTTTTAGCTCCGAAGAGGTGGCATAA